A single Pochonia chlamydosporia 170 chromosome Unknown PCv3seq00011, whole genome shotgun sequence DNA region contains:
- a CDS encoding NLP/P60 protein (similar to Metarhizium robertsii ARSEF 23 XP_007819224.1), with translation MHLAILALSVALGMPLVDAYPIKGSNVNCRSGPGTNFPVVKQYQLGQNVQVTCQARGESVSGDTLWDKTSDGCYVADWYVQTGTSNMVTGACDAGGSGGGYPINDNDVNCRSGPGTSFGVVKQYKKGEKVQLSCQTQGETISGDSLWDKTTDGCFVADYYVQTGTSKMVTGQCAGTTPPPPPGGGSGNLPGLNSVQTGHARAIIAQTKKQGLGRQGCEAAIATGLTESGLRILANNVVPASLKYPHDGMGSDHDSVGIFQQRAMYYTDIGCDMDAACSASSFFKGMTAIKGWQTMDVAKLCQAVQRSAVPDAYKKYVGAAASICAAGGS, from the exons atgcatCTTGCGATACTTGCTCTTTCCGTGGCGCTTGGCATGCCCTTGGTAGACGCATATCCCATCAAAGGAAGCAATGTGAACTGCCGCTCAGGCCCAGGAACCAACTTTCCTGTCGTCAAGCAGTATCAGCTCGGACAGAACGTTCAAGTAACATGTCAAGCCCGCGGTGAAAGTGTTTCAGGTGACACCCTCTGGGACAAGACATCTGACGGCTGCTATGTAGCCGACTGGTATGTGCAGACGGGAACCTCAAACATGGTCACTGGTGCTTGTGATGCTGGTGGTAGCGGCGGCGGATATcccatcaacgacaacgacGTCAACTGCCGGTCCGGGCCAGGAACAAGTTTCGGAGTCGTCAAACAATACAAAAAGGGAGAGAAGGTTCAACTATCTTGCCAGACCCAAGGGGAAACCATTTCCGGGGATAGTCTCTGGGATAAAACGACAGATGGCTGCTTCGTGGCAGACTACTATGTCCAAACTGGCACCTCAAAGATGGTGACTGGACAATGTGCTGGCacgacaccaccacctcctcctgGAGGAGGCTCTGGAAATCTTCCTGGCCTGAACTCTGTTCAAACCGGCCATGCTCGTGCTATTATTGCCcaaaccaagaagcagggTCTTGGGCGGCAGGGTTGTGAAGCAGCCATAGCAACTGGACTCACTGAG TCTGGCCTACGAATCCTAGCTAATAACGTCGTACCTGCTTCGCTTAAGTACCCCCACGACGGAATGGGCTCTGACCATGATAGTGTTGGCATCTTCCAGCAGCGGGCGATGTACTACACTGACATTGGCTGTGATATGGATGCTGCGTGCTCGGCAAGCTCCTTTTTCAAGGGGATGACGGCCATCAAAGGCTGGCAGACTATGGATGTTGCTAAGCTCTGCCAGGCGGTTCAGAGGTCTGCGGTTCCTGATGCCTACAAAAAGTATGTTGGTGCGGCTGCAAGTATTTGCGCTGCTGGAGGATCGTAA